In Bacillus sp. S3, the sequence GATAACCAGTACAATAGCCTTTAAACCGGGGGTAAGATAAATACTGACAACCGTTACAAGAATCATCCACGGGATCGAGGAAATGACGTCAACCATTCTCATTAAAAAATTGTCAACCTTCCCTCCAAAATAACCGCTAATCGTTCCCACTATCACACCAATACACGTCGAAATCAGCATGGCTAAAATTCCTACCGCCAGGGAAATCCGTCCTCCATATAAGGCACGTGTGAGATAATCTCTGCCAAGTTCATCTGTCCCAAACCAATGCTTTGCATTTGGCCTATCGAGGGCATTCATGACATTTACCTGATCCGGCGGATATGGTGACAAAAAGGCGAATATCGATACCAACATAATAAACACAAGAAAAATGAGGGCAATCGCGGCCGGTTTATTACGTTTGACTTCTTTTTTTAACTGCTCGATTCTTCTATTTTTTTTACCAGCCAATTTCTATTCCCCCATTCCCTTAATTCTTGGGTCAACAATGCTATATAACAGATCCGATACCAAATTACCAATAATAACCAATGTCGAAGATAGGAGCATAATTGCCATAACGACAGGATAATCAAACCCTTGAATCGCTTTGACAAAATAAGTCCCAATTCCCGGCCAGCCAAAAACAGTCTCTGTGACAACAGCGCCTGTTACTAACATCGGCAGGCTCATCCCGACAATCGTAATAATCGGAAGCAGCACATTTCTCAATACATGCTTGAATAAAATCCATGATGAGGCAGCCCCGTATGCCTGTTGCACCATCACATAGTCTTCGGATAACTGACCAATGGTTGAGGAGCGCACATAACGGACCAATTCCGGCATAAATGAGAGAATTAAGACGGTACATGGGAGAACCATGTGACTGAGTAAATCTGCAAAGGAATCTTCGTTCCCAATCGTATGCATACCAAGGATGGGGAAAATATTAAGTTGATACCCAAAAATAAATACAAGAATCATCGCCATCCAGAAGCTAGGAATAGCAATTCCAAATGAACTTAAACCATCAATGATTTTATCCGCCCATTTTCCTTTATTCGCTCCGGCGATGAGGCCAAGGATAATGGATAATATAAGAGCAAGAAGATATGCCGGAAGCACAAGGAGAATGGTATTAGGTATTCTGACTGAAAGATCATTTGTAATGCTTTCATGTGTCACAATGGAGTAGCCCCATTCACCGCTAACTATTCCTTTTACCCAATATAGATACTGAATATAGGCAGGCTGATCTAATCCATAGCTTGCTTTAATCAATTCAATGGTTTCCTTCGACATGTTTGGTGTTGTCATTGCATCAACTGCATCGTATGGAGCTAATTGAATGAGTGTAAAACAAATAACCGAAATAATGAATAACAAAGGAATTGCCTGTAAAAATCGTTTAATACTGTACTTTAACAAAAAGAATTCCACTCCTTACGTTCCCTGCTGCCGAAACAACCAATCAAAAGGAAACCGATACTTTTACCCTATAACTCTCTTATTCTAAATCTTTTATTGCTAATAAATAAAGATAAACAGCGTCCTGTTTATCTTTATCTACTCATGCAACTATTGATATTAATAAGAAAGCTTCGACATATCCTCAAACGTATAAACCGGAACCAAGCCTGCTTCCTCGATTCCTTTGATTCTTGAATCAATCGCAAGAATTCGCTTATTTTCCATTAACGGATAGAATGCTGCATCGTCGATAATCAATTTTTGAATTTCTTCATATATAGCTTTTCGTTTAGCATCGTCTTTCTCTACGCGGCCTTGATTAAACAACTCATCCACTTTTGGATTACTATAATGCATGTAATTGGCTTCTCCATCGGTTACAAACAAGGAATTAAAGGTATCCGGATCAATTCCCATGATGTATCCGCCAAGATACATATCAAAGTCTGTGTGCACACTTTGCATTTTTTGGCTTAGCGCAGTTGCATCCATTCCAACTAGTTCAACTGATACTCCTGCTGCTTTTAAGTTTTGCTGAATAACTGCCGCTTGCTTTTGCTGAATTGGATTATTCGCAATAAAAGCAAGTTTTAATTTCAAGTCAGAAGCCCCTGCTTTAGCTAATTGATCTTTTGCCTTTTTCGTATCAAATTTATGTTTTTCTACATGATCAGTAAAGTAGGTCGCCTTTTTAGGTAAGAAAGAATAGGCAGGTTTTGAAAAATCGGTAGATACATAGCTGGCAATATTGATTTCATCACGATTTAAACCATAAGCAATTGCCTTTCTTACATCTTTTGACTGAACAGCCTTTGAGCTAAGGTTAAAGGCTAAATAGCCAATTCGTCCTTCTTCATATTCTTTCAATGTAATATTATCGTTTCCTTTAAATTTGCTGGCATCTGAAGGCTGAATCACAAGTGCATTGATTTCTCCCTTTTGTAAAGCCATCGTTGCAGTATTTGCATCCATAATAATACGGTAGACAACCTTTGAAATGTTCGGAGCGCCTAGGAAATAGTCATCATTTTTTTCAAATGTAACACTTTCCCCAGCCTTGTATTCTTTCAATTTATATGGTCCAGTACCAACCGGTGTTGCATTTTTTGGACTGTTAGCAATGTTGGTTTCACCCTCGTACACATGCTTCGGCATGATGAAGATATTGCCTAATGCTTCGATTGCTCCCATACTTACCGTTGGCAGTGTGAATTTTACAGTATATTCATCCACTTTTTCCACTTTGACTGGCTGATTGTTGAATATCAGCTGACTTCTAGCCCACCCGCCATTTTCTTCTTTTAACATTTGCTCATACGTGAAAACGACATCATCTGCTGTAAATGGCTGTCCATCATGCCATTTTACGTCTTTTCTTAATTTAGCTGTATAGGTTAAGAAATCATCAGAAGGTGTCATGCTTTCTGCTAAAAAGTACTCGATAGCGTCTTTTCCATTATACATATATAGTGGAGAGTAGACCGTTTTGATTTCCATTAAACCGAAACGATCACCAGTAGTAATGACGTTAACTGCGTTTCCTGGATCCCCGTCAATACCGTAAATAAATGTATCTGGTTTATTGGTTTCTTCAGATTTATTTTTAGTGCTTGCTGTGTCCGAAGATTTTGAAGAACAGCCCGCAAGTACTAAAACCATACTTAGTAAAAGTGCTGCGAAAATTGAAACCTTTTTACGAAACATCTTGTATATCCCCCCAAATAGAAGTTTTATGTAAAAACTAGAGAATAATAGTGACATAGTGTTCTTTAATTCCTACTATTCTTATGTGTTTTACTTTAAGTATTTTACCTGATAAAGTAAGCAGCGTAAATAAAAACATTTCATTACAACTAAATTCGGAAAATTGGGATAACTAACTACAATTCTGCGATGTGCTTCGCAGTCCTAAAGTCTTGAAACAAGCAGACAATTTTACATTCTGAATTGGATAAGATAGGATATTATTGACATAACTTTTAAAATGGAGGTTTTCGAGATGTTTGATGTAGTTATCATTGGTGCCGGTCCTGCAGGCGCAAGTGCAGCCCTATTTACAGCAAAGGCTGGAAAGAAAACTTTGATCATTGATAATGATAAAAGCGTTACCAAGCGTGCTTGGATTGAAAATCATTATGGCGTCTTAGAAATCAGCGGGCCAGATCTTGTAGAGACAGGGAAAAAACAGGCTAGTAAATTTGGCGCTGAAATTGTACAAGCTACTGTTGCAAACGTTAGCAAAACGGACAATGGCTTAAAAGTAGAAACCGATCAAGGTGAATATGAAGCAAATCATGTCATTATGGCAACAGGGATGATGGCCGATCTAGCTGAAAAAGCCGGTCTAACTACTAAGCCTGGCACCGAACCAAGAGTTAAAACCATTCTAGATGTGGATGCAGCAGGAAAAACAAATATAGAAGGAATTTGGGCAGCTGGAACTATCGCGGGAGTAAGCATGCATACCATAGTTACTGCTGGCGACGGCGCGAAGGTAGCCATCAATGTAATCAGTGAAATCAACGGTGAGCGCTACGTTGACCATGATATTTTAAAAGCGTAAAGCCATTCATTTCATTCGGAGGGACTCTATTATGAGTCCCTCTTTTTGTGTTTAATATTTTGCATTGACAAGGCCTATCCTTCCTTTTAAAATTGCTTTATCTCCAAGAGCAATTTTTTACCTTTTTTAGAAAACTAATAGTCAAGGAGGCTTACTCTACCACAATTTATTCGGAAGAAAAGAAGGAGAACTTTATGATTAAAAAAGACAATAATCTTAAGCTTGTTGTTACAGGTATCTTGCTTGCCATTTTAATGTCGGCCATGGATAATACGATTGTCGCGACGGCAATGGGAACCATCGTTTCCGACCTGGGCGGCTTTGACAAATTTATTTGGGTAACTTCAGCTTATATGGTTGCCGTTATGGCCGGTATGCCGATATTCGGTAAACTTTCCGATATGTATGGCCGGAAACGCTTCTTTATTTTCGGATTAGTCGTATTCCTCGCTGGCTCGGCCCTATGCGGAATTGCCCAAACCATTATTCAATTAAGTATCTTCCGTGCCATTCAGGGAATTGGCGGCGGTGCGCTCATGCCGATTGCCTTTACCATCGTATTTGATATTTTTCCGCCTGAAAAACGCGGAAAAATGACGGGCTTACTCGGAGCGGTATTCGGAGCATCAAGTGTATTAGGACCGTTACTAGGCGCCTACATTACAGACTACATTAGCTGGCATTGGATTTTCTATGTAAATGTTCCGATTGGAATCATTTCGCTTATCTTAATTATTCGTTTTTATCATGAATCATTAAGCCATTCCAAGCAGAAAATTGATTGGGTCGGTGCCTTTACGCTTGTTATTTCTGTTGTTAGTTTAATGTTTGCCCTCGAACTCGGCGGTAAAGAATATGCCTGGAGTTCCGCGCAAATTCTTGCTTTGTTTGCAAGCTTCATAATCTTTATTATTGCCTTTTTCATTGCCGAAATAAAGGCTGCCGAACCGATTTTGCCGCTTTGGCTATTTAAGAAAAGACTGTTTGCGACCTCACAAATCCTGGCCTTCCTTTACGGCGGCACCTTTATTATATTAACCGTATTTATCCCGATTTTCGTCCAAGGAGTTTATGGTGGAACAGCTAAAAATGCCGGATTGATTTTGACTCCGATGATGTTAGGATCTGTGGCAGGAAGTTCCGTTGGCGGAATCTTTTTGACCAAGACTTCATATCGCAACCTGATGTTAATTTCGATTGTTTCCTATTGTTTAGGGATGTTTTTCCTTGGCGGCATGACCGTTGACACGGCCCGCTGGCAATTGACGCTTTATATGATTCTTGTCGGCTTCGGGGTAGGCTTTTCATTTTCTTTATTGCCGACTGCATCGATTCATAATTTGGAGCCGCAATACCGGGGAACAGCTAACTCGACCAACTCTTTCCTACGTTCGTTTGGGATGACACTTGGAGTAACGATTTTCGGTACCATCCAGGGCAATGTTTTTCAGGATAAATTAAAGGCGGCATTTTCAGGCATGCAGGGTGCAGGTAATTTTAAGATGGGCGATCCACGCGAGATATTTCAAGCAAGCGAGCGTGCGAAGATTCCGGATTTTATTTTATCAAAAATTGTTCATGCAATGTCCGATTCCATTACCCATGCCTTTATGCTTGCATTGATTCCGATCGTTCTTGCTGCGGTAACAATCTTCTTTATGGGTAATGCCCGGGTTGTCGTTAATAAAAAAGAGTCTGCTAAAAACTAATAAAAATGCACCGGACACACTACGTAGTCCGGTGCATTTTTACTTACGCGTTATGAATATTGCTCTTTGGAAGCACTTTGACTTTAATTTGAGATTCGCTGATTGAACGGCCATATTCGCTGATTGAACATCGAAATTCGCTGATTGAAACCTCAAATTCGCCGATAGACTGCCAAAATTCGCCGATAGAAGATGGAAATTCGCTTGTTATGTGAATGAGTTGTGTCGAAAAAGGTATACTCGGAAAACTTTTTACAAAAATCGATACAATTCGGCAGGAATCCCATACTTCAACTTAGAATTAATTTTTAAAATGAAAGGAGAGATGATTTTGCTTGTAAAAGAAAGGACAAAACCGTTAATACTATTGATTTTAGAGGCTTTACTCCGACGAATTCCAGTAAGTCATAAAAAATACCAATCAATATTGGAAGAAGTTAAGAGAAGACAGGCTGGATACTTAGGAGAGCAATCAATGGATTACTACTATCGCGAACTCCCAGATCAGAAATACAAGATCCTCCACGATTTAAACCTTCCTGATGGTGACTATAACTGTCAAATCGATACCCTGCTTGTAACTCAGGAATTTGCCTTAGCAATTGATGTTAAAAATATAGCCGGTAAGCTAATATTTGATACTGAAAATGAACAGTTTATTCAAATCAATAATGGAATTGAAAAAGGATATCCCTATCCAATTGCTCAAGCAGAAAGGCATCAAAAGTACATACAGAAACTTTTTGCTAAACATCATTTCCCTGCAGTGCCGGTTGAATATTTAGTCGTTATTAGTAATGGATATACGTCATACGTTGTTACTGGGAAAAACGCCTACAAAGTGAAATCAAAGGTTTGTAAAGCCGACGTCTTCTTAAATAAAATTAAGCTTTTAGAAACACAATATTCGAAACCGCTTTTATCCACAAAAGAGCTCCGAAAGTTTTGCCGTCTCCTCTTAAAAATGAATACCTTACCAACAAATTACGTATTGCAAAAGTACGGAATTCAGAAGTCGGATTTATCAACCGGGGTCCATTGCCCGACATCCCCAGACCATTCCCTTATTCGAAAGAAACAAAATTGGTACTGCCCTATTTGTAATACTTTTTCAAAAGATGCGCATATAGAAGCCCTTAAGGATTATTTTTTGCTGATTGATACCACCATAACTAATAAGCAGTTTCGGGAATTTGCTCACTTACAATCAAGTGATACAGCAAAAAGAATATTGCAATCTTGTAACCTTCAATACATTGGGAAGAACAGATTCCGATGCTATACTCCTAAGAGCTTCCCCTGGTGAGTTCCCCAACAATGAAGTAAGGGGTACATATGCAATTCGCTGATTGAACGGCCATATTCGCTGATTGAACACCGAAATTCGCCGATAGAATAAAATAACCTAAACAACAGCTGAAAAACTTGCCTAAAAAAGGCGAAAAAGGACGCCATCATCTGGTGTCCTTTCCCTATAAAATAAAATTCCTAGCGAAAAAGACCGATTTTTTGAAAAAAATTTACGAAGCCAGCATTTTCAAACCTCCAGGTCTTTTCCTTCTTCTACAATATGGAACAAGAGGTGTGCTAAATGATGGATTGGGCCGTAATCCTCGTCCTCTTCATCTGTTTCCTCGCTGAATTCCAGGTCATTTAAGAAAAGGGCCATGAATTCGTAAAAGTCCTTCAGCTGGAAGGAGTAACAGGCAACTGGTTCTTCATTGTCTTCTTCATATTGCAACACCATGTAGGAGATGTCACCATCGACATCTGCCCCATCGAAAAAAACAAAAAAGCCAATATTTGTGTCGAGTTCAAATAAATGTCTCGTTCCGCCTTCGGTTGCTTTATCGAACTCCTCCTGATTGAGTTTTTGAATCTGCATGCTATCGATACGATCCTCTTGATGGAAACCTACTACAAATGATTTCATAATATCCTCCTTAAAATTAACTACACATGTCATTAGGATATCCATTTTCAGGCAGGTTTCATTCGTTTTATCCAAAATTATGGAGCAAATCATTTGTTTTCATTTAATCCTCTTTTAAAAATTTGCCAATAAAGAAACCCCTGACTAAATCAGAGGTTTAAAGGTTGGTATTATACTGGAGGTAAGATTGGATGATCAGTAGTGGAAGCAGCATCTGCTATATTTACAGATGTTTTTGCGCTGCTAGTTCCAGTCACCGGTGATGAGAAAACAAGTAATGTAATCGAAAATAATAGAATCGCGGCCTTTTTCATAATTTCCGAGCTCCTTACGTTATTTTATTTAAATAATAAACTGCTTCAGAGTATTTTTCCTGCTGCGTATAGTAATCTGAAAGCATTTTGTAAAAACGGGTGAGGTCATTAAGGTGTTCATTCGTTTCTTCCAGAAAAGGAATTACTTTTGATTCTAAATATTTGAACGCCTTTCCGGGGGATACCATATGCAATAAATAAAAATCTGCCAGCAATCGATATTTTTTAACGCCAAGCTCCTTCGCACATAAACAAACTACTTGGAAGGACTCCCTCGCTTTATCCGTTGCTTGGAGGGCATATTGAATTTCTCCAATCGAATAAAGAGTGACAAGATAATGCGGATTATTTTTGGGCTGAAGTGCCAGGCTTTTTTCGTAAAAGATCAAAGCCTCTTTTGCATTTTTCTTTTTATTTTGTAAGTAGCCCATATTATGATAAATTTGCGGCAGCAGTCTATCCTCTTTAAGTAGATCTGCATTCCGAATCAAATGCCTGAAGCATTCTTCCGCTTCTTCATAAATATTTGAGTGGGTGTAGTTAATCCCTAGCAGCATTAATGTATGAAGAATTCGATAAAAATTTTGTTCGCTCATAAACAGCTGCAGGGCCATCTTGCCAAAGTGAATCGCATGCCCTGATTGCTCCAGTGCGCTTTTTACAATTGCCCGGTGGTAAAAAAAGTCTGCACTTGGCATATCATGACTTGGTTCACTATATAAAGCATCGAGCAATTCTTCTGCTGCTTTAAAATGTCCCTTCATAATTAAAAATACAGCATTATAGTATCGAAATAAATACTCTTCATGTTGGGAAAAATTTTTCTTTTGTTTAAATAGCAGGTCCCTCTGAATCTCTGCTTCTTTTAAACTACCTTTAAATAATAGGTAGCGGTATTTATATAGTTCATACGTATGGATATATTTAGAGAATGGTATAATATGTTCATGTTCTTGAAGCTTCAGATAAACTTCATCAATCGTGTCCTTTAAATAGTAATTGATCTTTTCTCCAAGCTGACCAATTAAGACCTGAATTAAGTCTTCTTTCTCCTCCATCTGCTCCAAGCTAATTTCTAGTCTTTTTAGTAAAAGCGATACCGTTTCCTCGTTTGCTTCCTTCGAGTTATTTTCTATTTTACTTAAATGCGGGACAGAGCAAATGCCTTTTGCAAGCTCCGTCTGTGTCATTCCTCTTTGTGTCCGATAGAATTTGATCAAGGCTCCGAATTCCATAATGTCACCCGCTTGCCTTTCGTTTTATACTATTTTACTATATCAGCCCCCTTTCTAACAGCTATTTATCTGACTATTTGTAAAAGGTTGAATAGTTCCATCTTAGTAAAAACCATCCGGATTAGGATCCAGATGGCTCTTTTCACTATTTTCCCCTGTCTTTCTCTTGGATTGTAAAATCTTCATCCAAAATGAATATTCTGCTGATGTTTAAACATATTCTGACTTTGCAAGCAAAATAACAAAGAATTATTCGAAAAAAGTTGGGAAAATTTTTGTTTTTTTATAAAATAGGTAACTTTTGATAGGGATTTATTAAAAAAAATAAAGTCGAATTAATCTTTTTTTCTTCAAATTTATGAAATAAGATCTATTTTAAAATCTACGAAAAAAAAAAACCAGCCTAATGAAAGGCTAGTAATCTAGAAATATTTCTTTTTCCAAAAAATAATCGCTGCTAATGTAGATAAGATGCCGCAAATGATTAGAGTAAAAATAAACCCGTGCGGATTATTTTCAAAAGGTAATTCCACGTTCATTCCAAATAGGCTGAACACCATCGTTGGGAAAGATAAAATAATCGTAATCGAAGTTAAAAACTTCATCACAATGTTTAGGTTATTTGAAATGATTGAGGCAAAGGCATTCATCATTCCATTCAAAATGGAACGATAGGTTTCAGCCATCTCAATAGCCTGTGTTTTTTCAATAATGACATCTTCTAATAAGTCTTTGTCTTCTTCATACATTTTTAAATAATTAAAGCGGAGAATTTTATCGAGAACTACTTTATTTGATTTTAGGGAAGTTGTAAAGTAAACCAAAGATTTCTCTAAGGCAAGAAACGCATATAATTCTTTATTTTTCAATGACTGCTGAACGACACGTTCAATTTCATTTGTTTTCTTGTTAATTTGTTTTAAGTAACGAAGATAATACGAAGAAATAACAAACAGAATTTGCAGCGCAAATCGCGTCTTTTTAAAGGTAAAGAACTCTTTCACCCTGTTCAGCTTAAAATCCTCTAATATCGGTGTATCCTTTAAGGAAACGGTAATGATGCAATCTTCCGTTAGAATAATCCCAATTGGAATGGTTTCATAGATCGCAAAGCCCGTTTCATCATGGACAATATACGGAAAGTCGACGATAATATAGACCCTGCCGTCATCCCGTTCAATCCTTGGACGTTCTTCATCATCCAGCGCATCTTTAATAATATCTACATCGACTTGGACATCTGTCGACACTTTATTGATTTCTTCTGGCGTTGGAGCGTACATATTGATCCAGCAGCCTTTTGAAATCACATCAACCTTTTCTAACACTCTTGTTTCAGTGCTTTTATAAATTTCTAACATGGGAAAACCTCCTCACTCACTTTGTTCGAGGAAGCCAACAACCTTTTCTAGAGTTGATATTCAAGATATTCAATTCAATCCATTCAAAGACATTGACTTCCCCTCGCCTACTAGGGTCCGGGTCCACGGAATAACTCAAAAATATCAACTCCCTCATCGTTTTATATCCTATCCTATCATAAACCCTAACGCCGGAAAGTACAAAGGAGTTTTTTTCAGGAATTATTTATGTCATCAGGGAAATAGGGATTTAAATGAATTAATACCTCACGGATATTATCATTTTGATCCATTAGTTCGCGTTTGATCAATTTTGCCAGATCATGCCCCTGCTTGATCGTTTTAAAATGATCAATGGAGATGCGCAAATCAACTAATACATAATGACCATGTTCTCTTGCCCGGATGCGGTCAATCCGCTTTACATCTTGGAACTCCCGCACAACGGAAATGTATTCCGACAAAGTCTCTGTATTAATATTACGCTCAAGTAAGATATCAAATGCCTCTGTCAACATTTCCTTTGCAATTTTAAAAATTAAATAGGCGACAAAGATACTTGCGGCCTTATCCCCATAAAGCAGGAAATGGATATCAAACCTTTCACCAACAATTGATAAAAGGACCCCAATCGCAGCCGCAATGGATGCAACAATATCTGCCTTATGATCATAAGCAATCGCTTCAATCGCCTTACTTTGATTCTCTTTGGCCACCTTCAGGGAACTTCGGTATAAAATAATCTTGGTAACAAACGAAATCAGCGCAACCCACATGGCTAGGAAACTGGGCGATTCCACTTCATGGAAAAAACCGCTAACCCCTTCATAGGCAACATAAATCGCAACAAGCAAGAGCAGAATGCCAATAATTTCTGAAACGATGACCTCTGCTTTTCCATGCCCATATGGATGTTCCTGATCTGCCGGCTTGTTGGCAATTTTTATCACTAACAAAACAATTACGGAGGCGAAAACATCGGCGGCAGAATGAATCCCATCCGCGAAGACCGCATCACTATGCCCATACCAGCCAATAATTACTTTTCCTAACGTTAGAATAATGTTACTGATTACGCTAATCCAGGCTATCTTTTTAGCTAGCTCTTCTCTCATTTCCATTGTTAAACCATCCTTTTGTAAATCTCATGGAGAGTAACATGCTCCAAATACATTCTATTATTCTTGATGATCATCCTTATCTTTTTTCATCATTTCTACTTCTTCGATCACTGAAATTCTGTTTATTTGGTCATGGAGAAAATGGAAGGCTTGATCTAATTCTTCTCTTGTTGGAAATTCATTTTTTTGGTTCATAAAACATCACCTTTCAAATTTATAGGAGTAATTATTTTAAAATAAGATAAAATACCGTTGTAGTACACATATTGAAAAGGAGGATTCTATAATGGACAATAAACGCGCTAATCCAAAAAAGGAACTGGCCGGAAGTTTTTATCATCCAAGTTATTATCAAGAAAAGGACACCCTATCCTCAGGACTTGCTGACACACATGAGCAAGTGAGTGATTCGTACATGGAAGGCGGCATGAATACGGATGGTTCCGCTCAAGGAATAAACCACGAAGAAGTATAAAATTAGTGAAAACAGCTCTCACACCGAAAGCTGTTTTCTTTTTTTTTAATCATTTATCATCATGGTCTACATATGGGTCGTGTTCATAGGCCGGCAAATCCCCGAAACTGGTCATGATTCCTTCTTCGTCTAAGGCATTTTCATACTGCTCGTGCTGTGGATTTGGATAGACCTTAATATTATTTCCATACATATCATTGCCGACAAAATTTTCATAATCCTCGACGTAGCCGATATTTTCATCTGCTTCTACATACATATCCTGAAAATCATCCTGAGGAAAGGCTAAATCTGATGGTGTATCGGATGTTCCCCAGGCTGCCACCGTCTGCCAAGAATCTTCGGAGTCAAACCCGACACTCTCATGCTTTTCATCCATATCAAATTTTCCGAAAGGCGGCATTAATACCCCTTCTTCCACCGGACGATTGTGTGAGGTAATCCGATCCTGACTGTGATCAATACAAAAAGTTGTATTCGGAATGGCCTGTAACCGTTCTAACGGAATCTCCTTTCCACACACATCACATTTCCCATACGTTCCATTTTCCATCGCCTCTAACGCTCGGTTAATATTCC encodes:
- a CDS encoding magnesium transporter CorA family protein, producing MLEIYKSTETRVLEKVDVISKGCWINMYAPTPEEINKVSTDVQVDVDIIKDALDDEERPRIERDDGRVYIIVDFPYIVHDETGFAIYETIPIGIILTEDCIITVSLKDTPILEDFKLNRVKEFFTFKKTRFALQILFVISSYYLRYLKQINKKTNEIERVVQQSLKNKELYAFLALEKSLVYFTTSLKSNKVVLDKILRFNYLKMYEEDKDLLEDVIIEKTQAIEMAETYRSILNGMMNAFASIISNNLNIVMKFLTSITIILSFPTMVFSLFGMNVELPFENNPHGFIFTLIICGILSTLAAIIFWKKKYF
- a CDS encoding cation diffusion facilitator family transporter: MEMREELAKKIAWISVISNIILTLGKVIIGWYGHSDAVFADGIHSAADVFASVIVLLVIKIANKPADQEHPYGHGKAEVIVSEIIGILLLLVAIYVAYEGVSGFFHEVESPSFLAMWVALISFVTKIILYRSSLKVAKENQSKAIEAIAYDHKADIVASIAAAIGVLLSIVGERFDIHFLLYGDKAASIFVAYLIFKIAKEMLTEAFDILLERNINTETLSEYISVVREFQDVKRIDRIRAREHGHYVLVDLRISIDHFKTIKQGHDLAKLIKRELMDQNDNIREVLIHLNPYFPDDINNS
- a CDS encoding YozQ family protein, which encodes MDNKRANPKKELAGSFYHPSYYQEKDTLSSGLADTHEQVSDSYMEGGMNTDGSAQGINHEEV
- a CDS encoding TraR/DksA C4-type zinc finger protein yields the protein MLSTQQLAELRIQLLQEKSEVEERLEQNDHFGLERGHAHESMGELSSYDNHPADEATELYEREKDIALNEHVETQLGNINRALEAMENGTYGKCDVCGKEIPLERLQAIPNTTFCIDHSQDRITSHNRPVEEGVLMPPFGKFDMDEKHESVGFDSEDSWQTVAAWGTSDTPSDLAFPQDDFQDMYVEADENIGYVEDYENFVGNDMYGNNIKVYPNPQHEQYENALDEEGIMTSFGDLPAYEHDPYVDHDDK